From one Flavobacterium kingsejongi genomic stretch:
- a CDS encoding FMN-dependent NADH-azoreductase, giving the protein MKKVLIINASVRNERSYSRKLSQLFVENRKSKHPKDIFSYREVGTEIIPPIDELWIAGAFIKTADRTEGNQKALKLSDELIKELKENDIYVLATPMYNWSIPSGLKAYIDQIMRINETWKFRSGVPDGNYVGLLENKKMFILSSRGDTGYGENEKNEYMNFQTTYLKFIFGNIGVNDIIIFSLDNEEFGGEIFENSKRDVFEAINSIE; this is encoded by the coding sequence ATGAAAAAAGTATTGATTATTAACGCAAGCGTTAGAAACGAACGGTCTTACAGTAGAAAACTATCACAACTTTTTGTAGAAAACAGAAAGTCAAAACATCCAAAAGATATCTTTAGTTATCGAGAAGTTGGTACGGAAATAATACCGCCAATCGATGAACTTTGGATTGCGGGTGCATTTATAAAAACTGCGGATAGAACCGAAGGAAACCAAAAAGCATTGAAGCTGAGTGATGAATTGATAAAAGAATTGAAGGAAAATGACATTTATGTTCTTGCTACACCGATGTATAATTGGTCAATTCCGAGTGGTTTGAAAGCTTACATAGACCAAATTATGCGGATAAATGAAACCTGGAAATTCAGATCTGGAGTTCCAGATGGTAATTATGTTGGTTTGTTAGAAAACAAAAAAATGTTTATCCTTTCGAGCAGGGGAGACACAGGATACGGTGAAAATGAAAAAAATGAATATATGAATTTTCAAACAACCTATTTGAAATTTATTTTTGGTAATATAGGCGTAAACGACATCATTATTTTTTCGTTAGACAATGAAGAATTTGGAGGTGAAATTTTTGAGAATTCTAAAAGAGACGTTTTTGAAGCTATAAATTCGATAGAATAA
- a CDS encoding Crp/Fnr family transcriptional regulator, whose product MNQTTLIKNISKYIKLSHEELSNFENFWTEKTLEKGDFLLRDGDVCKCDNYVVSGVLKAFYINSENGNEEILYFAIDDWWASDLNSFSKQEPSIYNIQTVEKTTVLQINYHSFQKLLFEIPSLERYFRIILESYLGALQKRIIYSNVYDAEYRYFDFLKTYPDIAPKIPQYLIASYLGVSAEFVSRIRKKNKTS is encoded by the coding sequence ATGAACCAAACAACGTTAATAAAAAACATCTCTAAATACATTAAATTAAGCCACGAAGAACTTTCTAATTTTGAAAATTTTTGGACAGAAAAAACCCTGGAAAAAGGCGATTTTCTATTAAGAGATGGAGATGTTTGTAAGTGTGATAACTACGTAGTTTCAGGAGTATTAAAAGCATTTTACATTAATTCTGAAAATGGAAATGAAGAAATTCTATACTTTGCTATTGACGATTGGTGGGCTTCTGATTTAAACAGTTTTTCCAAACAGGAACCTTCTATTTATAATATTCAAACCGTAGAAAAAACTACTGTTTTACAGATAAATTATCATTCTTTTCAGAAATTATTGTTTGAAATTCCATCTTTGGAGAGATATTTTCGAATAATATTAGAAAGTTATCTCGGAGCTTTGCAAAAAAGAATTATTTACAGCAATGTTTATGATGCTGAATACAGATATTTCGATTTCTTAAAAACGTATCCGGATATTGCTCCCAAAATACCTCAATATTTAATTGCATCCTATTTAGGCGTTTCTGCTGAATTTGTAAGTAGAATTCGTAAAAAGAATAAAACATCTTGA
- a CDS encoding DUF1896 domain-containing protein: protein MDTQKDLSYFRLRLHELLNTSFPEKANDQKFINQRSSWASNAYEGAFQSGNDIEKCNEIANYILFEGLYFSKFDTIFQVVCNEFDTIMADEELRPFALKMFRVCESVFSNYELTDDFAYGYEFDQLYTEITGTIAIWIEENGLQ from the coding sequence ATGGATACACAAAAAGACCTCTCGTATTTCAGATTACGACTGCATGAATTATTAAACACCAGCTTTCCAGAAAAAGCAAATGACCAAAAATTTATAAATCAGCGTTCCTCTTGGGCAAGCAATGCGTATGAAGGTGCTTTTCAATCTGGAAATGACATTGAAAAATGTAACGAGATAGCCAATTATATCCTTTTTGAAGGTTTATATTTTTCCAAATTCGATACCATTTTTCAGGTGGTTTGCAATGAGTTTGATACCATAATGGCTGATGAAGAATTGCGACCATTTGCCCTGAAAATGTTCCGTGTTTGCGAATCTGTTTTCTCCAATTATGAACTAACTGATGACTTCGCTTACGGTTACGAGTTTGACCAACTCTACACAGAAATAACCGGAACCATCGCAATCTGGATTGAGGAGAATGGGCTTCAGTAA
- a CDS encoding N-6 DNA methylase has protein sequence MGFSKKQHLQQNIDSLRIAFKLEMEKRQATVGERLLMMQYSGFGGLKFVLNPIGNEIDINNWRKTEHDLFALTQELHQLLKENSEDEKHYRRYVDSMKSSVLTAFYTPPQVIDAMSSALRDSGLNIRKFLEPSAGIGSFIQSFSQNQQPNVTAYEKDLLTGKILKQLYPQSNIRITGFEEIPEKEQNTYDVIASNIPFGDTSIFDLSYSRSKEEAKIQASRSIHNYFFLKGTDMLRDGGLLAFITSQGIFNSPKNEPIRRALMKDNYLVSAIRLPNNLFTEFAGTEVGSDLIILQKNTAKQSLTELEEMFCQSKTTEFNTPSNAFYQDSTRIVHTDRKLDTDPYGKPALIYTHKDGVDGIARDLKQMLSEDFGKHLNLSLYNGEPNIQISITPTVITPIVEPITIKPTPVTIRENPKELKQLSIFDLFENVDEQIAVIAPPKKGTQTQRQTSTKRRANIVRQADLFSSTIQPPYTSPISKVNTNGNTSTFGKAQEIIGDLFSGINGNGQAEKQTVVNTIPEPAFYGKELQFFHRNDCLVVDNGWVGHLQDVDKNNATAMVHPLQLPSLQKARAEAYISVRDSYHDLYQKEAEKQNEHKAERETLNTLYNVFVKSYGNLNSAENIKLIKTDSAGKEIPYLERVVGGVVHKADIFSRPVSFSTTTLATDNPDEALASSLNKYGKVDLDYISEISNLPTDALKEALHGRIFYNPLQKEYDIAERWIAGNVIEKSAEVKTYLESNPDDAQAKASLTVLEEAKPRRIEFEELDFNLGERWIPTGIYARFASHMFDTDVKIHYSETSDDFSVKCNQKNVLIWDKYAVKSESRTFDGIALLKHALVNTTPDITKKITVGDQEVKVRDMEAIQMANTKIDEIRTAFSDWLHAQNDEFKNRLTNQYNNTFNCFVRPNYDGSHQEFPGLDRKSLGIEDLYSSQKDTVWMIKLNNGAICDHEVGAGKTLVMCTASQEMKRLGLAHKPMIIGLKSNVHEIAEAYRTAYPHAKILYPGKEDFTPKKRLRIFGDIKNNDWDCVILTHDQFGMIPQSPEMQKEILQIELDSVERNLDALKSEGNEVTRGMLAGAIKRKENLEVKLKTLQHDIDNRKDDIVDFKMMGIDHLFVDESHQFKNLMFNTRHTRVAGLGNVDGSQKAMNLLFAIRTIQDKIQADMGATFLSGTTISNSLTELYLLFKYLRPRALEKQGINCFDAWSAIYARKTTDYEFSVANNIVAKERFRYFIKVPELAQFYSEITDYRTAKDIGIDRPEKNEILYNIPPTPDQTKFIQNLMDFAKSGNATLLGRAPLSQREEKAKMLIATDYARKMSLDMRMVNSIYEDHPDNKASHCATNIAKYYHKFNSQKGTQFVFSDLGTYKPGEWNVYSEIKRKLVEDHGIPAYEIRFIQEAKNDNQRKGLIKDMNEGKIRVIFGSTSMLGTGVNAQKKAVAVHHLDTPWRPSDLTQRDGRAIRKGNEIAKHFGDNKVDVIIYATEKSLDSYKFNLLYNKQLFIDQLKTNNLGKRTIDEGSMDEKSGMNFSEYVAILSGNTDLLDKAKIEKQVAGLESEKQAFNRSKVSSKYKLQDVTAMLESAQSRLERMSLDWNNLQQRIQKNSDNNIANPVLLDGLSLNADMKQIGAKLNQIADKARTGGQYEEIGALYGFTLLVKTEMSEKEGVDIRINRFLVQGEGNIKYTYNNGIIASDAKLANMNFLNALEKLPGYIEQEQKKIIELKKDLPILQEIVKGTWTKESRLSKLKTELASIDRKIQLSITPEYKEESKEQIDKKKETPEVSESIDRRKGIHLP, from the coding sequence ATGGGCTTCAGTAAAAAGCAACATCTCCAACAAAATATTGATTCCTTACGAATTGCTTTTAAACTGGAAATGGAGAAACGGCAAGCAACCGTAGGCGAAAGACTACTAATGATGCAATACAGCGGATTTGGTGGTCTTAAATTCGTGTTGAATCCTATAGGAAATGAAATAGATATTAATAATTGGCGAAAAACCGAACACGACCTCTTTGCACTCACACAGGAACTCCATCAACTATTAAAAGAAAATTCGGAAGACGAAAAGCACTACCGCAGGTATGTGGACAGTATGAAAAGTTCGGTGCTGACTGCATTCTATACACCGCCACAGGTTATAGATGCCATGTCATCCGCATTGCGTGATAGCGGTCTCAACATTCGAAAATTCCTTGAACCCTCCGCAGGTATTGGTTCTTTCATACAATCATTTTCCCAAAACCAGCAACCCAATGTAACTGCTTATGAAAAAGATTTGCTGACAGGCAAAATTTTGAAACAGCTTTATCCTCAAAGCAATATTCGTATAACTGGATTTGAAGAAATTCCCGAAAAGGAACAAAATACCTATGACGTAATTGCAAGTAATATCCCTTTTGGCGACACTTCCATATTCGACCTTTCCTATTCCCGAAGTAAAGAGGAAGCAAAAATACAGGCATCCCGAAGCATCCACAATTATTTTTTTCTAAAAGGAACGGATATGCTCCGTGACGGTGGCTTGTTGGCCTTTATTACCTCACAAGGTATTTTCAATAGTCCGAAAAATGAGCCGATACGCAGGGCATTGATGAAAGATAACTATCTGGTATCAGCCATTCGTTTGCCAAATAATTTGTTTACAGAATTTGCAGGTACAGAAGTTGGAAGCGACCTGATAATCCTGCAAAAAAATACGGCAAAACAAAGTTTGACCGAATTGGAAGAAATGTTTTGCCAAAGCAAGACAACAGAATTTAATACCCCGAGTAATGCTTTTTATCAGGATAGCACAAGAATTGTGCATACCGACAGAAAATTAGACACCGATCCTTATGGAAAACCTGCATTAATTTATACGCATAAAGATGGTGTTGATGGGATTGCAAGAGACCTTAAACAAATGCTATCAGAAGATTTTGGAAAGCATCTGAATTTGAGTTTGTACAACGGCGAGCCGAACATACAAATTTCAATTACACCAACCGTTATAACTCCCATTGTAGAACCTATAACGATTAAACCAACACCTGTAACCATTCGGGAAAATCCAAAGGAATTAAAACAATTAAGCATTTTCGACTTATTTGAAAATGTGGACGAGCAGATAGCGGTTATTGCTCCACCAAAAAAAGGCACTCAAACTCAAAGGCAAACTTCCACGAAGAGAAGAGCCAATATTGTTCGTCAAGCTGACCTGTTCAGTTCGACGATACAGCCACCTTATACATCTCCAATTTCCAAGGTAAATACCAATGGAAACACCTCAACTTTCGGTAAAGCACAGGAAATTATTGGCGACCTGTTTTCGGGCATAAACGGAAATGGTCAAGCTGAAAAGCAAACCGTTGTCAACACCATTCCAGAACCTGCATTTTACGGCAAAGAATTACAATTCTTCCATCGAAATGATTGTCTTGTTGTAGATAATGGTTGGGTGGGACATTTGCAAGACGTTGATAAAAACAATGCTACTGCTATGGTCCATCCTTTGCAATTACCTTCCTTACAAAAAGCAAGAGCTGAAGCCTACATTTCAGTAAGAGATAGCTATCACGATTTGTATCAAAAGGAAGCCGAAAAGCAAAATGAACACAAAGCCGAAAGAGAAACGCTGAATACTTTGTACAATGTTTTTGTAAAAAGTTATGGCAACCTGAATAGTGCCGAAAACATCAAACTGATTAAGACAGACAGTGCAGGCAAGGAAATTCCCTATTTGGAACGTGTGGTTGGCGGTGTGGTGCATAAAGCGGATATTTTCAGTCGTCCAGTCAGTTTTTCAACTACCACTTTAGCAACAGACAATCCCGATGAAGCTTTAGCATCATCACTGAACAAATACGGTAAAGTGGATTTGGACTATATATCCGAAATCAGCAATCTGCCCACTGATGCTTTGAAAGAAGCCCTACACGGTCGTATTTTCTATAATCCTTTACAAAAGGAATATGATATAGCCGAACGATGGATTGCTGGAAACGTAATTGAGAAATCCGCTGAGGTCAAAACCTACCTCGAAAGTAATCCCGATGATGCACAAGCCAAAGCAAGTCTTACGGTTTTGGAAGAAGCCAAACCAAGACGTATTGAGTTTGAAGAACTGGACTTCAATCTCGGCGAACGCTGGATACCCACAGGGATTTATGCCCGTTTTGCTTCGCATATGTTCGATACGGACGTAAAGATCCATTATTCTGAAACTTCGGATGATTTTTCGGTAAAATGTAACCAAAAGAATGTGCTTATATGGGATAAATATGCAGTTAAATCAGAGAGTAGAACCTTTGATGGGATTGCTTTGCTCAAACACGCACTCGTAAATACCACGCCAGATATTACCAAAAAAATTACGGTTGGCGACCAAGAAGTTAAAGTCAGAGATATGGAAGCCATACAAATGGCGAATACAAAAATTGATGAAATTCGTACTGCGTTTTCCGATTGGCTTCACGCTCAAAACGATGAATTTAAAAATAGACTGACTAACCAATACAATAACACATTCAACTGTTTTGTACGACCGAATTATGACGGAAGCCATCAGGAATTTCCGGGTTTGGATAGAAAATCTTTAGGTATTGAAGACTTGTATTCGAGCCAAAAAGATACCGTTTGGATGATAAAGCTGAACAATGGTGCTATCTGCGACCACGAAGTTGGTGCTGGAAAAACATTGGTAATGTGTACCGCTTCGCAAGAAATGAAGCGTTTGGGATTGGCACACAAACCGATGATTATCGGGCTAAAAAGTAATGTTCACGAAATTGCCGAAGCTTATCGAACCGCCTATCCACACGCAAAAATCCTTTATCCTGGCAAAGAAGATTTTACACCGAAAAAACGACTTCGCATTTTCGGGGATATTAAAAACAACGATTGGGATTGCGTAATCCTTACACACGACCAGTTCGGTATGATACCGCAATCGCCCGAAATGCAAAAAGAAATCCTCCAAATTGAATTGGACAGTGTAGAGCGAAATCTCGATGCCTTGAAATCTGAAGGTAATGAAGTTACCCGAGGGATGCTTGCAGGTGCCATCAAAAGGAAAGAAAATCTTGAAGTAAAACTGAAAACCCTGCAACACGATATTGATAACCGAAAGGATGATATTGTGGACTTTAAAATGATGGGCATCGATCATCTGTTTGTAGATGAAAGCCATCAGTTCAAAAATCTAATGTTTAACACACGTCATACTCGTGTTGCAGGATTGGGAAATGTGGATGGAAGCCAAAAAGCAATGAACCTGCTTTTTGCCATCCGAACTATTCAAGACAAGATACAAGCGGATATGGGTGCGACTTTCCTTTCTGGCACAACCATTAGTAATTCTTTGACGGAATTGTACCTTTTGTTCAAATACCTGCGACCAAGAGCGTTGGAAAAACAAGGAATTAATTGTTTCGATGCTTGGTCGGCTATTTATGCAAGGAAAACTACGGACTATGAATTTTCGGTTGCCAATAATATCGTGGCAAAAGAACGTTTCCGCTACTTTATTAAAGTGCCGGAACTGGCACAATTTTATTCAGAAATTACAGATTACAGAACAGCAAAAGATATTGGGATTGACCGCCCTGAAAAGAACGAAATTTTATACAATATCCCACCAACGCCCGACCAAACAAAATTTATCCAAAACCTGATGGATTTTGCAAAATCGGGCAATGCGACTTTGTTAGGAAGAGCACCTTTATCGCAAAGGGAAGAAAAAGCAAAAATGCTTATCGCTACAGATTATGCCAGAAAGATGTCGTTGGATATGCGAATGGTTAATTCAATTTATGAAGACCATCCCGATAACAAGGCTTCGCATTGTGCGACAAACATTGCAAAATATTACCATAAATTCAACTCACAGAAAGGAACGCAATTTGTTTTTTCTGATTTGGGAACCTACAAACCTGGCGAATGGAATGTGTATTCAGAAATAAAACGCAAATTGGTGGAAGACCACGGTATTCCGGCATACGAAATCCGTTTTATACAGGAAGCCAAAAACGATAACCAGCGTAAAGGACTTATCAAGGATATGAATGAGGGTAAAATCCGTGTGATTTTCGGTTCTACAAGTATGCTTGGGACTGGTGTGAATGCACAGAAAAAAGCCGTTGCTGTTCATCATTTAGATACGCCGTGGCGACCAAGCGACCTTACCCAAAGGGATGGGAGAGCAATACGCAAAGGCAATGAAATTGCAAAACATTTTGGTGATAATAAAGTTGATGTAATTATTTATGCTACAGAAAAATCACTAGACAGTTATAAGTTCAATCTCTTGTACAACAAGCAACTTTTTATAGACCAACTTAAAACCAATAATCTTGGTAAACGCACCATTGATGAAGGAAGTATGGATGAAAAATCGGGAATGAATTTTTCTGAATATGTGGCTATCCTTTCGGGCAATACCGACCTGTTGGATAAAGCGAAAATTGAAAAACAAGTTGCAGGACTGGAAAGTGAAAAACAGGCTTTTAACCGTTCGAAAGTCAGTTCTAAATATAAGTTGCAAGATGTTACCGCTATGTTAGAAAGCGCACAATCTCGTTTGGAACGAATGAGCCTCGATTGGAATAACCTGCAACAACGCATACAGAAAAATTCGGATAATAATATTGCAAACCCTGTTTTATTGGATGGTTTATCGCTCAATGCGGATATGAAACAGATTGGTGCAAAACTCAACCAAATTGCAGACAAAGCCCGTACTGGTGGACAGTATGAAGAAATAGGTGCTTTATATGGATTTACGCTCTTGGTTAAAACCGAAATGTCTGAAAAAGAGGGTGTGGATATAAGAATAAATCGTTTTTTAGTGCAGGGAGAAGGGAATATCAAGTATACCTACAATAACGGAATAATTGCCAGCGATGCGAAATTGGCAAATATGAATTTTCTAAATGCACTTGAAAAACTCCCCGGATATATCGAGCAGGAACAAAAGAAAATTATAGAACTGAAAAAAGATTTACCGATACTTCAGGAAATAGTTAAAGGTACGTGGACAAAGGAAAGTAGATTGAGCAAACTGAAAACAGAATTGGCTTCTATTGATAGAAAAATACAGCTATCTATTACACCAGAATATAAAGAAGAATCTAAGGAACAAATTGATAAAAAGAAAGAAACTCCAGAGGTTTCCGAGAGTATTGATCGGAGAAAAGGTATTCATCTGCCATGA
- a CDS encoding RteC domain-containing protein — translation MDKFYNEILYNLEVEIKKLEIETDCPIQRIETVIPIIIQYLSEVKVYVLKNGFKNIEEEIHFFKKLKPTIVSKLIYYNAIYKIETKKPNDKKAIRKYLKQELKKLKRYFDNNLEFYKYYRTKNSFIDEKLFVRGKHDIKLSLDTIYFETDHRFSTSHDYKIAKIIANDLIQIYVEDQLNNNENNKNNEKNNCSPLIWTGNKTALTELIYALYSQGVFGNASIKVITKTFEHAFNVDLGDFYHTFMELKSRKINRTKFLESLRDALIKKMDEQEEM, via the coding sequence ATGGACAAATTTTACAATGAAATTCTATATAATTTGGAAGTGGAGATTAAGAAATTGGAGATTGAAACCGATTGCCCAATACAAAGGATTGAAACCGTTATACCCATTATTATACAATATCTTTCCGAAGTAAAAGTATATGTGTTAAAAAATGGATTTAAGAATATTGAGGAGGAGATCCACTTTTTTAAAAAACTGAAGCCCACTATTGTTTCAAAATTAATTTATTATAATGCCATTTATAAAATAGAAACAAAGAAGCCCAATGATAAAAAGGCTATTAGGAAGTACCTTAAACAAGAATTAAAAAAACTAAAAAGATATTTTGACAACAATCTTGAATTTTATAAATACTATCGAACAAAAAATTCATTTATTGACGAAAAGCTGTTTGTTCGTGGAAAACACGATATAAAATTAAGTTTGGATACCATTTATTTTGAAACGGACCATAGATTCTCCACTTCCCACGATTATAAAATAGCAAAAATTATTGCTAATGACCTGATACAAATCTATGTCGAAGACCAATTAAACAATAATGAGAATAATAAGAATAATGAAAAAAACAACTGTTCACCTTTAATTTGGACAGGAAATAAAACAGCATTAACCGAATTAATTTACGCACTATATTCACAAGGTGTATTTGGTAATGCAAGCATCAAAGTAATAACCAAAACGTTTGAACATGCTTTTAATGTTGATTTGGGTGACTTTTATCACACATTTATGGAACTTAAATCCCGAAAAATAAACCGTACAAAATTCCTTGAAAGTTTACGGGACGCATTGATTAAAAAAATGGATGAACAGGAAGAAATGTAA
- a CDS encoding serine hydrolase domain-containing protein, translated as MKKAFLAIIFLFTITFSFGQKQEKQLQISKSIKIDDGKELLNQMTDSILANHYQNIHSVLISSNDKLVYEHYFGGYNRDSLHDSRSSFKSITSLLVGIAVDKGFIKNIDQKVYEFFPEYPFLKKDNFKKMLTIRNLLEMKSGFDCEEFNDTKDCEEEMSASEDWVKYALNIPMNNKPGEIWSYTSIDPMILSGIIRKATMMSVTDFADNYLFKPLGISKYRWTLDSKGNAMTAGSFYILPSDMLKIGQLVKNRGIWNKKSIISKKWIAQSTLCDIVITDFSFMKSSRSTIAFPQPTYYGFYWYREQIETNDFKDDILFASGNGGQFIIIIESLNLTVVFTQGNYGSFKSKQAFEILAKYILPSFKK; from the coding sequence ATGAAAAAAGCATTTTTAGCAATCATTTTTTTATTTACAATTACATTTTCGTTTGGACAAAAACAAGAGAAGCAATTGCAAATCAGCAAATCAATCAAAATTGATGATGGTAAAGAATTATTGAATCAAATGACCGATTCGATTTTGGCGAATCATTATCAAAATATTCATAGTGTTTTAATCAGTTCTAATGACAAATTGGTTTATGAACATTATTTTGGCGGCTACAATCGCGATTCTTTACACGACTCTCGCTCTTCCTTTAAATCGATCACCAGTTTATTGGTTGGGATTGCAGTTGATAAAGGTTTTATCAAAAATATAGACCAAAAAGTATATGAGTTCTTTCCAGAATATCCTTTTTTGAAAAAAGATAATTTTAAAAAAATGTTAACCATTAGGAATCTATTGGAAATGAAATCCGGTTTTGATTGCGAAGAATTTAACGATACCAAAGACTGCGAAGAGGAAATGAGTGCGAGTGAAGATTGGGTAAAATATGCATTAAATATTCCTATGAATAATAAGCCTGGAGAAATATGGTCTTACACCTCCATAGATCCGATGATTTTAAGTGGCATTATAAGAAAAGCAACAATGATGTCTGTTACTGATTTTGCTGATAACTATTTATTTAAACCTCTCGGTATTTCAAAGTACAGATGGACTTTAGATTCCAAAGGAAATGCAATGACAGCAGGATCATTTTATATTTTACCTAGTGACATGCTCAAAATTGGTCAACTGGTAAAGAATCGTGGAATCTGGAATAAAAAAAGTATAATTTCAAAAAAATGGATAGCGCAGTCTACCCTATGTGATATTGTAATTACTGATTTTTCATTTATGAAATCGAGTAGAAGTACAATTGCATTTCCCCAACCAACATATTATGGGTTTTATTGGTATCGAGAGCAAATAGAAACAAACGATTTTAAGGATGATATACTTTTCGCTTCTGGAAATGGAGGACAGTTCATTATTATTATCGAAAGTTTAAACTTAACAGTTGTTTTCACTCAGGGAAATTATGGGTCTTTTAAGAGTAAGCAGGCTTTTGAGATTTTAGCAAAATATATTTTACCTAGTTTTAAAAAATAG
- a CDS encoding DUF3781 domain-containing protein has product MNNYKIEILDKICYTELVFARINKKLSLQLSKEKIIEMIDAIILETNEEQFQKEGKNIYITNKEKNIRLTINSYTNRIITADQLNKLKEKTTNKPTK; this is encoded by the coding sequence ATGAACAATTATAAAATAGAAATTTTAGATAAAATTTGTTACACCGAACTTGTTTTCGCAAGGATTAATAAGAAACTTTCATTACAACTTTCAAAAGAGAAAATTATTGAAATGATTGATGCAATTATTCTAGAAACTAATGAAGAACAATTTCAAAAAGAAGGAAAGAATATTTACATCACAAATAAGGAAAAAAATATAAGGCTTACGATAAATTCTTACACGAACAGAATTATCACAGCCGATCAACTGAATAAGTTGAAAGAAAAAACAACCAACAAACCAACTAAATAA
- a CDS encoding penicillin-binding transpeptidase domain-containing protein: MKSIKLLLGLLIITLCFSCSTKMKTIKSSFGKVTIHPEFKKYFDDCQVDGSIAIYDEKKKHWLVSDTVSSGAETLPASTFKIINLLIALETKTIKDENEIVKWVGITDTIKYGYRREIYQDMSVKKAFEVSAGWVFVELAKKIGKENYRKYLTLCEYGNGNLNQKDADFWNFGYFGISPINQVQFLRKLYEGKLPFSKHNMDVVKKVMIIDQKDDVVIRGKTGWTRENEINTGWWVGYLENKNGVFLFATRLLQDRKLKRDDFGRCRREITNNILTDLKIIH, from the coding sequence GTGAAAAGCATAAAATTACTTTTAGGTCTTTTAATAATTACACTGTGTTTTTCTTGTTCTACAAAAATGAAAACAATAAAGAGTTCCTTTGGTAAGGTTACCATACATCCAGAATTTAAAAAATATTTTGATGATTGCCAAGTTGATGGTAGCATCGCAATTTATGACGAAAAGAAAAAACATTGGCTGGTTTCTGATACCGTAAGTTCAGGCGCTGAAACTTTACCTGCTTCCACTTTTAAAATAATAAATTTACTTATTGCACTAGAGACAAAAACTATAAAAGATGAAAATGAAATCGTAAAGTGGGTGGGAATTACGGATACAATAAAATATGGTTACAGACGTGAAATCTATCAAGATATGTCCGTGAAAAAAGCTTTTGAAGTTTCAGCTGGTTGGGTTTTTGTTGAGCTGGCAAAAAAAATAGGTAAAGAAAATTATAGAAAATATTTAACGCTGTGTGAGTACGGAAACGGTAATCTAAATCAAAAAGATGCGGACTTTTGGAATTTTGGGTATTTTGGAATTTCGCCAATCAATCAGGTGCAGTTTTTGAGAAAACTTTACGAAGGAAAATTACCTTTTTCCAAACATAATATGGACGTCGTAAAAAAAGTGATGATCATCGATCAGAAAGATGATGTGGTAATCAGAGGGAAAACAGGTTGGACACGGGAAAATGAAATAAATACAGGTTGGTGGGTTGGCTATTTGGAGAATAAAAATGGTGTTTTTTTATTTGCTACAAGACTACTTCAAGATAGAAAATTGAAAAGAGATGATTTTGGAAGGTGCAGAAGGGAAATAACAAATAATATATTGACAGACTTGAAAATAATCCATTAA
- a CDS encoding serine hydrolase — MSQRIVILFYFLLDQFLKYTVSDSDNNGCDILLNLIGGTETVQKFINKQGINDFTIKVNEQEMKTWEDLYKNATTPLATTELLEKFYKGKVLKKKTTAYLYQKMEETTRGTNWMKAGLPAGTELAHRTGFSATDKNNLRVAMNDVGIVKLPNGKHFIISIYIKNTTEPREDFEKIMAEITKLTWDYYMKKTDSGTTKGKHHRKV, encoded by the coding sequence ATGAGTCAAAGGATTGTCATACTATTTTATTTCCTCTTAGACCAATTTTTAAAATATACAGTTTCAGATAGTGATAATAATGGATGTGATATTCTTCTAAATTTAATTGGAGGAACGGAAACCGTTCAAAAATTTATAAATAAACAAGGAATAAATGATTTTACAATAAAAGTAAACGAGCAGGAAATGAAAACTTGGGAAGATCTTTATAAAAATGCAACAACGCCATTAGCTACGACCGAATTACTTGAGAAATTTTATAAAGGAAAGGTACTTAAGAAGAAAACAACTGCCTATTTATATCAAAAGATGGAGGAGACAACACGAGGGACAAATTGGATGAAAGCAGGTCTTCCTGCAGGAACAGAACTCGCACACCGAACAGGGTTTTCAGCAACAGATAAAAATAATTTGAGAGTTGCGATGAATGATGTGGGAATTGTAAAACTTCCTAATGGAAAACATTTCATCATTTCTATTTATATAAAAAACACAACTGAACCAAGAGAAGATTTTGAAAAAATTATGGCGGAAATAACCAAATTGACTTGGGATTATTATATGAAAAAAACAGATAGTGGTACCACCAAAGGCAAACACCACAGAAAAGTTTAA